One Falco naumanni isolate bFalNau1 chromosome 13, bFalNau1.pat, whole genome shotgun sequence DNA segment encodes these proteins:
- the ARL14 gene encoding ADP-ribosylation factor-like protein 14 translates to MGLQNTKHSKVKQANILMLGLDSAGKSTLLYKFKYNDVFLTIPTIGFNVDMIETERNFTLTFWDVGGQQKMRQVWCNFLENTDGLLYVVDSSDKQRLEESKKEFELILKNEFMKSIPVVMLANKQDLPGALNAEEITRKFNMKKYCSDRNWYVQPCCAITGEGLSEALQRLTMFSKHYSRSKETFTISKEV, encoded by the coding sequence ATGGGCCTCCAGAACACCAAGCACTCCAAAGTCAAGCAAGCTAATATACTGATGTTAGGACTTGATTCTGCAGGAAAATCTACACTGTTGTACAAGTTCAAGTATAATGATGTTTTTCTAACAATTCCAACAATTGGCTTTAATGTTGATATGATTGAAACCGAGAGAAATTTTACATTGACATTTTGGGATGTTGGAGGACAACAGAAAATGAGACAGGTCTGGTGCAATTTCCTGGAAAACACAGATGGACTTCTGTACGTTGTGGACAGCTCTGATAAGCAACGTCTGGAGGaatcaaagaaagaatttgaactcattttaaagaatgaatTTATGAAAAGCATACCAGTTGTCATGCTAGCAAACAAGCAGGATCTGCCTGGAGCTTTGAACGCTGAGGAAATAACCAGGAAATTCAACATGAAGAAGTACTGCAGTGACAGAAATTGGTATGTACAACCCTGTTGTGCCATCACAGGAGAAGGTTTATCAGAAGCTCTCCAAAGGCTAAccatgttttcaaaacactACAGCAGATCAAAGGAGACTTTTACAATCTCTAAGGAAGTTTAA